In one Sulfitobacter sp. LCG007 genomic region, the following are encoded:
- a CDS encoding F0F1 ATP synthase subunit epsilon, whose product MAETMQFDLVSPERRLASTKVHAVQIPGADGDMTAMPDHAPTITTLRPGVLRIEGPDGDAEYIVTGGFAEINAEGVTVLAERSLARGDITAEHVREMVEDARANLDKARKTFENEPGPVDDAAKLLADMVAMGQHIGLYND is encoded by the coding sequence ATGGCCGAGACAATGCAGTTCGACCTCGTGTCGCCGGAGCGGCGCCTCGCCAGCACGAAGGTGCACGCGGTGCAGATCCCGGGTGCGGACGGTGACATGACGGCGATGCCGGACCATGCGCCGACCATCACCACCCTGCGCCCCGGAGTCCTTCGCATCGAGGGGCCGGACGGTGATGCCGAATATATCGTCACCGGCGGCTTCGCCGAGATCAACGCCGAGGGCGTGACCGTCCTCGCCGAACGCTCTTTGGCGCGCGGCGACATCACCGCCGAGCATGTGCGCGAAATGGTCGAGGACGCCCGCGCCAACCTCGACAAGGCACGGAAGACCTTCGAGAACGAGCCGGGCCCGGTCGACGACGCCGCCAAGCTGCTGGCCGACATGGTCGCCATGGGCCAGCACATCGGGCTTTACAACGACTGA
- a CDS encoding aspartate kinase: MPVLVMKFGGTSVATLDRIRRAAKRVGVEVAKGYDVIVIVSAMSGKTNELVGWVNETSPLFDAREYDAVVSSGENVTAGLMALTLQEMDIPARSWQGWQVPVKTTSAHSSARIEEIPTDNINGRFKAGMQVAVVAGFQGVSPEGRITTLGRGGSDTTAVAFAAAFGAERCDIYTDVDGVYTTDPRITSKARKLDRIAFEEMLELASLGAKVLQTRSVELAMRYKVKLRVLSSFDEMSENAGTLVCDEDEIMESNVVAGVAYSRDEAKMTLVSVADKPGIAASIFTALSEGGVNVDMIVQNIAEEGRTDMTWSCPTDQVMRAQKAVKDAKDKGELDFAEVIADTDVCKVSVVGIGMRSHTGVAAKMFQVLSGEGINIKVITTSEIKISVLIDRKYMELAVQALHDAFELEKAA; encoded by the coding sequence ATGCCAGTTCTGGTGATGAAATTCGGCGGCACTTCGGTGGCGACGCTGGACCGGATCCGGCGCGCGGCCAAGCGCGTTGGGGTCGAGGTCGCGAAGGGCTACGATGTGATCGTCATCGTCTCGGCCATGTCCGGGAAGACCAACGAACTGGTGGGCTGGGTTAACGAGACTTCGCCGCTGTTCGATGCGCGCGAATACGACGCTGTCGTCTCCTCCGGAGAGAACGTTACCGCCGGGCTCATGGCGCTGACCCTGCAGGAAATGGATATTCCCGCGCGCAGCTGGCAGGGCTGGCAAGTGCCGGTGAAGACGACCTCCGCCCATTCCAGCGCCCGGATCGAGGAGATCCCGACCGACAATATCAACGGGCGCTTCAAGGCGGGAATGCAGGTGGCGGTGGTCGCGGGCTTTCAGGGCGTGTCGCCCGAGGGCCGTATCACGACGCTGGGGCGGGGCGGGTCCGATACGACGGCCGTCGCCTTCGCAGCCGCCTTCGGGGCCGAGCGCTGCGACATCTACACGGACGTGGACGGGGTCTACACGACCGATCCGCGCATCACGTCCAAGGCCCGAAAGCTTGACAGGATCGCCTTCGAGGAGATGCTGGAACTCGCGAGCCTCGGGGCGAAGGTGCTGCAGACCCGCTCGGTCGAGCTGGCGATGCGCTACAAGGTGAAACTCAGGGTGCTTTCGAGCTTCGACGAGATGTCGGAAAATGCCGGAACCCTGGTCTGCGATGAGGACGAGATCATGGAAAGCAACGTTGTGGCAGGGGTCGCCTACAGTCGCGATGAGGCGAAGATGACCCTGGTGAGCGTGGCGGACAAGCCCGGCATCGCCGCGTCGATCTTCACCGCGCTCAGCGAGGGCGGGGTGAACGTCGACATGATCGTCCAGAACATCGCCGAGGAAGGCCGCACGGACATGACATGGTCCTGTCCCACCGATCAGGTGATGCGCGCTCAGAAGGCGGTGAAGGACGCGAAGGACAAGGGCGAGCTCGATTTCGCCGAGGTGATCGCCGATACAGATGTCTGCAAGGTGTCGGTCGTGGGCATCGGCATGCGCAGCCATACGGGTGTCGCGGCGAAGATGTTCCAGGTGCTTTCGGGTGAAGGGATCAACATCAAGGTCATAACGACATCGGAAATCAAGATTTCCGTGCTGATCGACCGGAAATACATGGAACTCGCCGTGCAGGCCCTGCATGATGCGTTCGAACTTGAAAAGGCGGCCTGA
- the ptsP gene encoding phosphoenolpyruvate--protein phosphotransferase has product MSESMDTQSRKLLGRLRDAMASNEAGQERLNRITSLIADSMACEVCSIYLFRDEETLELCATEGLNLMAVHQTRMRLGEGLVGRVALRRQVINTADAPSAKGFRYMPETGEEIYSSFLGVPVQRIGEALGVLVVQSKAKREFSADEVYALEVVAMVLAEMAELGAFVGEGAAMSARHSQPVMIRGTVGQEGSAEGHVWLHEPRVVVTNPIADDPERELERLYQAVEQLRVGVDKMLEIAGNEDNDQLQVLETYRMFANSKGWMRRMEEDIGRGLSAEAAVEKEQSLARARMGQVTDQYLRERLSDLDDLSNRLLRILTGQGRDTGADMPADPILVARNIGPAELLEYGRSLRGIVLEEGSVGSHAAIVARALAIPLVVHAGRIASEALNGDPIMVDGEQGIVHLRPGENVKSAFRDKIAMLAAAQERYTSIRDKRAETRCGQIIGLHMNAGLMADLPSLPSSGAEGVGLFRTELQFLVRNQMPRRSELVALYARVLDSAGGKRVQFRTLDIGSDKVLPYMKPNDEPNPALGWRAIRVGLDKPGIMRMQLQALIRACNGRPLTVMFPFVAQFEEFREAREMVRKTLAAEDRLGHVLPEHVEVGAMLETPSLAYAPHKFFEEVDFISVGGNDLKQFFFAADRENERVRRRYDTLNVSFLSFLERVVERCAQSGTPLSFCGEDAGRPVEALCLTAIGFRTLSMRPASIGPVKSLLRRSNLDEVRAVISGARHRGEMSVRPSLMEWLRQQD; this is encoded by the coding sequence ATGTCGGAAAGCATGGACACGCAATCGCGCAAGCTGCTGGGTCGGCTGCGCGATGCCATGGCCTCGAACGAAGCGGGCCAGGAACGCCTGAACCGCATCACCAGTCTCATCGCCGACAGCATGGCCTGCGAGGTCTGCTCGATCTACCTGTTCCGCGACGAGGAAACGCTGGAGCTCTGCGCGACCGAAGGCCTGAACCTGATGGCCGTCCACCAGACGCGAATGCGTCTGGGCGAAGGTCTGGTCGGGCGTGTCGCGTTGCGGCGGCAGGTGATCAATACGGCAGACGCCCCTTCGGCAAAGGGTTTCCGCTACATGCCGGAGACCGGAGAGGAGATCTATTCGAGCTTCCTGGGCGTCCCGGTGCAGCGCATCGGAGAAGCACTGGGTGTGCTGGTGGTGCAGTCCAAGGCAAAGCGCGAGTTTTCCGCCGATGAGGTCTACGCGCTCGAGGTGGTCGCCATGGTGCTGGCCGAGATGGCCGAGCTGGGCGCCTTCGTGGGCGAGGGCGCGGCAATGTCGGCGCGCCATTCGCAGCCGGTGATGATCCGCGGCACCGTCGGACAGGAGGGATCGGCTGAGGGTCATGTCTGGCTGCACGAGCCCCGCGTGGTCGTGACCAACCCGATCGCCGACGACCCTGAGCGCGAGCTGGAAAGGCTCTATCAAGCGGTCGAGCAGCTTCGCGTCGGGGTCGACAAGATGCTCGAGATCGCCGGAAACGAGGACAACGACCAGCTTCAGGTGCTCGAAACCTACCGGATGTTCGCCAACTCCAAGGGCTGGATGCGGCGCATGGAAGAGGACATCGGTCGCGGCCTGTCTGCGGAGGCAGCGGTCGAGAAGGAGCAGTCGCTCGCCCGGGCGCGCATGGGGCAGGTGACGGACCAGTACCTGCGCGAGCGGCTGAGCGATCTGGACGACCTTTCGAACCGCCTGCTTCGCATCCTGACCGGGCAGGGCAGGGACACGGGGGCCGACATGCCCGCGGATCCGATCCTGGTCGCCCGCAACATCGGCCCGGCGGAGCTTCTGGAATACGGGCGGTCGCTGCGGGGCATCGTGCTCGAGGAAGGTTCGGTCGGCAGCCATGCCGCCATCGTGGCCCGCGCCCTCGCCATTCCGCTGGTCGTGCATGCGGGGCGGATCGCCTCGGAGGCGCTCAACGGCGATCCGATCATGGTCGACGGCGAACAGGGCATTGTTCACCTGCGTCCGGGGGAGAACGTCAAGTCGGCCTTCCGCGACAAGATCGCGATGCTGGCCGCCGCTCAGGAACGCTACACCTCGATTCGTGACAAGCGCGCCGAAACGCGTTGCGGACAGATCATCGGCCTGCACATGAATGCGGGACTGATGGCGGATCTTCCCTCGCTGCCAAGTTCCGGTGCCGAGGGTGTGGGCCTGTTCCGGACCGAATTGCAGTTCCTTGTGCGAAACCAGATGCCGCGCCGGTCCGAGCTTGTGGCGCTCTATGCGCGCGTGCTCGATTCCGCCGGGGGCAAGCGGGTGCAGTTCCGCACGCTCGACATCGGTTCTGACAAGGTTCTGCCCTACATGAAGCCCAACGACGAGCCCAACCCGGCGCTTGGCTGGCGGGCCATCCGCGTGGGGCTCGACAAGCCGGGCATCATGCGGATGCAGCTCCAGGCCCTGATCCGGGCCTGCAACGGGCGTCCGCTGACCGTGATGTTCCCCTTCGTCGCCCAGTTCGAGGAGTTCCGCGAGGCGCGGGAGATGGTCCGCAAGACCCTGGCCGCCGAGGACCGGCTGGGCCATGTGCTGCCGGAACATGTCGAGGTCGGCGCGATGCTCGAGACGCCGAGCCTTGCCTACGCGCCGCACAAGTTCTTCGAAGAGGTCGATTTCATCTCGGTCGGCGGCAACGACCTCAAACAGTTCTTCTTTGCCGCGGACCGCGAGAACGAACGGGTTCGTCGCCGCTACGATACGCTCAACGTGTCGTTCCTCAGCTTCCTCGAACGTGTCGTCGAGCGCTGTGCCCAGTCCGGCACGCCGCTATCGTTCTGCGGCGAGGATGCGGGCCGACCGGTCGAGGCGCTTTGTCTCACCGCCATCGGCTTTCGCACGCTGTCCATGCGGCCGGCGTCCATCGGGCCGGTCAAGAGCCTGCTGCGACGGTCTAACCTGGACGAGGTGCGCGCGGTCATTTCCGGAGCACGCCACCGCGGCGAGATGTCGGTGCGGCCTTCGCTGATGGAATGGCTGCGCCAACAGGACTGA
- a CDS encoding ATP-binding protein — translation MMDATDRTEITMDHHKRLLRRFAVGLALFTALISIASLAGWGLGIDMLTRLSSTFPAMVPPTAACLLLGAVGALCIAGDLNRAFAMTCGLLVVAIVLREYVIATPVDVAAQGDAMSPATRIGCLILATSLLLQGLHQALLYWPNVLADTLGIALTAIPVTGYILTGHQLGDTLFYAAMAPLTAAGLMSLFLALLMLRVEGSWLSVLLAPEPGSRMARRIFPAKIAITLLACAVAYRLESVVEFDTALFVCLLAFVLIVASLATNVFFAGQVNRLEQRIAAAEREVLETQRARMQEELDLLRVQRMEGLGQLVVGVAHDFNNLLEVISGNLDLVVMEPNPERIGEHVAHAHEGVRQATMLTTQLLAYGGKSRLETTRLEIDPIVEQSLALFRRACPPQIEIRTDLRAGQALVDIDPAILQQALLNLMLNARDAMPDGGRLTVQTAVERLSIDDLDDHPKVDRATFVDGLFATVTITDSGTGMSPETLARATEPFFTTKEVGSGTGLGLSMVEGFCRQSGGSLSITSRPGGGCTVTCWFPQRGEGRVTPEAPPPRRPPLRIDGKGTVMIVDDESQIARTLARRLEILGYSTIVASDGEDALSLLATGTKPDLVISDVVMPGRVQGDMLAKGIGELYPDLPIIMMSGRASGSRRPLTAGGEPVTILPKPIDMSELRAAILRAMPRREDVDDS, via the coding sequence ATGATGGACGCGACTGACCGGACCGAAATCACGATGGATCATCACAAGCGGCTGCTGAGGCGGTTCGCCGTCGGCCTGGCGCTCTTCACCGCCCTGATCTCGATCGCCAGCCTGGCGGGCTGGGGGTTGGGCATAGACATGCTCACGCGGCTGTCGTCCACTTTTCCGGCGATGGTCCCTCCGACGGCGGCCTGCCTGCTGCTGGGTGCGGTCGGGGCGCTGTGCATCGCCGGAGATCTGAACCGCGCGTTCGCGATGACCTGCGGACTGCTGGTCGTCGCCATCGTGCTGCGCGAGTATGTCATTGCGACACCCGTCGATGTTGCGGCGCAAGGCGATGCCATGTCCCCGGCGACCCGGATCGGCTGCCTGATCCTTGCGACGAGCCTTCTCCTGCAGGGCCTGCACCAGGCGCTGCTTTACTGGCCGAACGTGCTGGCCGACACGCTGGGGATTGCGCTGACCGCAATTCCCGTCACCGGCTACATCCTGACGGGCCACCAGCTTGGCGATACGCTCTTTTACGCCGCCATGGCCCCGCTGACCGCAGCCGGGCTGATGTCCCTGTTCCTCGCCCTGCTGATGCTTCGAGTCGAAGGGAGCTGGCTGTCCGTGCTGCTGGCGCCGGAACCCGGAAGCCGCATGGCGCGACGCATTTTTCCCGCCAAGATCGCCATCACCCTGCTGGCCTGTGCAGTCGCCTACAGGCTGGAGAGCGTTGTCGAATTCGACACCGCCCTGTTCGTCTGCCTCCTGGCCTTCGTGCTGATCGTCGCAAGTCTCGCGACTAATGTGTTCTTCGCCGGACAGGTGAACCGGCTGGAACAAAGGATAGCGGCGGCCGAGCGGGAAGTTCTGGAAACCCAGCGTGCAAGAATGCAGGAGGAACTCGATCTGCTTCGCGTGCAGCGCATGGAAGGTCTGGGACAGCTCGTGGTCGGTGTCGCGCATGACTTCAACAACCTGCTGGAAGTCATTTCCGGCAACCTGGATCTCGTCGTCATGGAACCAAACCCGGAGCGGATCGGCGAGCATGTGGCGCATGCCCATGAAGGCGTGCGCCAGGCCACGATGCTGACCACCCAGCTGCTTGCCTATGGCGGAAAGTCCCGTCTCGAGACCACCAGACTTGAGATCGACCCGATCGTAGAACAATCGCTCGCCTTGTTCCGCAGGGCCTGTCCGCCCCAGATCGAGATCAGGACGGATCTACGGGCCGGTCAGGCTCTGGTGGATATCGATCCGGCCATCCTGCAGCAGGCGCTTCTCAACCTCATGCTGAACGCCCGGGATGCGATGCCCGACGGCGGTCGTCTGACGGTGCAGACGGCGGTCGAAAGGCTCAGCATCGACGATCTCGATGACCATCCCAAGGTTGACAGGGCAACCTTCGTCGACGGGCTCTTTGCCACCGTCACGATCACGGATAGCGGCACCGGAATGAGTCCGGAAACGCTTGCACGGGCAACGGAGCCCTTCTTCACCACCAAGGAGGTGGGCAGCGGCACCGGCCTGGGCCTGTCGATGGTCGAAGGGTTCTGCCGTCAATCCGGTGGCAGTCTCAGCATCACCAGCCGGCCCGGCGGCGGATGCACGGTGACATGCTGGTTCCCCCAGCGCGGCGAGGGCAGGGTCACGCCCGAAGCCCCCCCGCCCCGCCGGCCGCCCCTGCGCATCGACGGCAAGGGAACCGTGATGATCGTCGACGACGAGTCCCAGATCGCGCGGACACTTGCGCGCAGGCTCGAGATCCTGGGATATTCGACAATCGTGGCGAGCGACGGTGAGGACGCGCTGTCACTGCTCGCCACGGGGACGAAACCCGATCTTGTCATCTCGGACGTGGTCATGCCGGGACGGGTCCAGGGCGACATGCTCGCCAAAGGCATCGGCGAACTCTACCCGGATCTGCCGATCATCATGATGTCGGGTCGCGCTTCCGGCTCCCGGCGCCCCTTGACTGCCGGCGGCGAGCCGGTGACCATTCTTCCCAAACCCATCGACATGTCTGAACTGCGGGCCGCGATACTCAGAGCGATGCCACGGCGAGAGGATGTCGACGACAGCTGA
- a CDS encoding ABC transporter transmembrane domain-containing protein yields MAGATMQEERAKSRRIGALTALWPFLKPYRRLIALSVAALVGTAAVSLTLPLAVRRVVDNFSTESAVLLDQYFAAAFLIAALLAVGTGLRYALVTRLGERVVTDIRKAVFNRVIGMSPSFYETIMTGEVLSRITTDTTLILSVIGSSVSIALRNLLIFVGGMVLMMLTSAKLTGLVLLIVPLVIVPILLLGRRLRGLSRENQDRIAASSAKASESLGAVQTVQAFTHEDMSRTEFGGVAEESFDVAMRRVRTRSLMTVIVIFLVFAGVVGVLWIGARDVRAEEMSPGALIQFVIYAIMVAGAVAALSEIWGELQRAAGATERLVELLHARDAVTDPDQGATLPQPVRGRIAFEDVSFAYPARPGTQALDHVSLTVEPGETVAFVGPSGAGKTTIIQLLLRFYDPDRGRITLDGMDLATLRRDAFRRHVALVPQDPVIFAASARENIRFGRPGASDAEIEAAARAAAAHDFITALPEGYDSGLGERGVMLSGGQKQRIAIARAILRDAPVLLLDEATSALDAESERAVQQAVDELSAGRTTLIVAHRLATVKKADRIVVMEGGRIVATGTHGQLVSEGGLYARLAQLQFTDGLAAE; encoded by the coding sequence ATGGCCGGGGCCACCATGCAGGAGGAACGCGCGAAGTCGCGGCGGATCGGCGCCCTGACCGCGCTCTGGCCGTTTCTGAAGCCCTATCGCCGGTTGATCGCACTGTCGGTCGCCGCGCTGGTGGGCACGGCGGCGGTGTCGCTGACGCTGCCCCTCGCGGTCCGGCGCGTCGTGGACAATTTCTCGACGGAAAGCGCGGTACTGCTTGACCAGTACTTCGCCGCCGCGTTCCTGATCGCGGCCCTTCTCGCGGTGGGCACCGGCCTGCGCTACGCCCTCGTCACCCGCCTCGGGGAGAGAGTTGTCACCGACATCCGGAAGGCCGTGTTCAACCGGGTGATCGGGATGAGCCCGTCCTTCTATGAAACCATCATGACCGGGGAGGTCCTGAGCCGGATCACCACCGACACCACGCTGATCCTGTCGGTCATCGGCTCGAGCGTTTCCATCGCCCTGCGCAACCTGCTGATCTTCGTCGGCGGCATGGTGCTGATGATGCTGACCTCTGCGAAGCTGACCGGGCTCGTGCTGCTGATCGTGCCGCTTGTCATCGTGCCGATCCTCTTGCTCGGCCGTCGCCTGCGGGGCCTCAGCCGCGAAAACCAGGACCGGATCGCGGCCTCTTCGGCGAAGGCGTCCGAGTCCCTCGGCGCGGTGCAGACGGTGCAGGCCTTCACGCACGAGGACATGAGCCGGACCGAGTTCGGCGGCGTCGCGGAAGAAAGCTTCGACGTGGCGATGCGCCGGGTCCGCACCCGGTCGCTGATGACGGTGATCGTCATATTCCTGGTCTTCGCCGGGGTTGTCGGCGTGCTGTGGATCGGCGCGCGGGATGTGCGCGCGGAAGAGATGAGCCCCGGTGCGCTGATCCAGTTCGTGATCTACGCGATCATGGTCGCGGGCGCCGTCGCGGCCCTGTCCGAGATCTGGGGCGAGCTTCAGCGCGCGGCGGGAGCGACAGAGCGGCTGGTCGAGCTGCTGCATGCCCGCGACGCGGTGACGGACCCCGACCAGGGCGCCACGCTACCCCAGCCGGTCCGGGGCCGCATCGCTTTCGAGGACGTCAGCTTCGCCTATCCGGCCCGGCCCGGCACGCAGGCGCTCGACCATGTCTCGCTTACCGTCGAACCCGGCGAGACCGTCGCATTCGTCGGACCCTCGGGGGCAGGCAAGACGACGATCATTCAGCTTCTGCTGCGCTTCTACGACCCCGACAGAGGCCGCATCACGCTGGACGGGATGGACCTCGCGACGCTCAGGCGCGACGCTTTCCGGCGCCATGTGGCGTTGGTGCCGCAGGACCCCGTCATCTTCGCGGCCTCCGCGCGCGAGAACATCCGCTTCGGGCGGCCGGGGGCATCGGATGCCGAGATCGAGGCGGCCGCGCGGGCCGCAGCGGCCCATGATTTCATCACCGCGCTGCCCGAAGGCTACGACAGCGGTCTGGGCGAACGCGGTGTCATGCTTTCGGGCGGACAGAAGCAGCGCATCGCCATCGCCCGGGCGATCCTGCGCGATGCCCCGGTACTGCTGCTCGACGAGGCGACAAGCGCGCTCGATGCCGAAAGCGAACGCGCGGTGCAGCAGGCGGTGGACGAGCTGAGTGCCGGGCGCACGACGCTGATCGTTGCCCACCGGCTTGCGACGGTGAAGAAGGCCGACAGGATCGTCGTCATGGAAGGGGGACGCATCGTCGCGACCGGAACGCATGGCCAGCTGGTGAGCGAGGGCGGGCTCTATGCCCGGCTGGCGCAGCTTCAGTTCACCGACGGGCTGGCAGCCGAGTAG
- a CDS encoding acyl-CoA synthetase: MSFSNLADCKEIEAEMPWAERDLPKTLYGMISRTAARFPSHRAISYQLESGPRDKAETLSWSQLHAQVSQAANLFRSLGVGPADVVAYVLPNCTETAVTMLGAAVAGIVNPINPLLDAEQIGSILRETGAKVVVTLRAFPKTDVGEKTAEAVALAPCVETVLEVDLLRYLTPPKSWIVALVRPRSKVRNQARYLRLGTEMARQPKTLAFEDPQEDRIACYFHTGGTTGMPKVAQHRYSGLLYNGWVGTRLLFSENDTIMCPLPLFHVFACHVILIAAVVSGAHVVFPTPQGYRGAGVFDNFWKLVERWKITFIITVPTAISAMMQRPIDADVSSVKVAFSGSAPLPLELFRRFEKATGVTLVEGYGLTEATCLVSCNPVDGEKRIGSIGIPFPYSQVKIYKTTPHGTIEAETDEVGEICVSNPGVYVGNTYKEADKNRDLYHGEYLRTGDLGRVDRDGYLWITGRAKDLIIRGGHNIDPAEIEEALLHHEAVAFAGAIGQPDAHAGEVPCVFVELVKGAAVSEETLLAFCADHVHERAARPRHLTILDELPKTAVGKVFKPALRKHAIARVFDDVLEKGGCAARVAEVVDDPKRGLVARVRPNGSDAAAVKKLLDGFAQRWEMTETDEEVT, from the coding sequence ATGAGTTTCTCCAACCTTGCGGATTGCAAGGAGATCGAGGCGGAGATGCCCTGGGCGGAGCGCGATCTGCCCAAGACGCTCTACGGCATGATTTCGCGGACCGCCGCGCGCTTTCCGAGCCATCGGGCCATCAGCTACCAGCTCGAGTCGGGACCGCGGGACAAGGCCGAGACGCTGTCCTGGTCGCAATTGCACGCACAGGTCAGTCAGGCGGCGAACCTGTTCCGCAGTCTCGGCGTCGGTCCGGCCGACGTGGTCGCCTATGTTCTGCCGAACTGCACCGAGACCGCGGTGACGATGCTCGGGGCGGCGGTGGCCGGGATCGTCAATCCGATCAATCCGCTGCTCGATGCCGAACAGATCGGATCCATCCTGCGCGAGACCGGGGCGAAGGTCGTCGTGACCCTGCGGGCCTTTCCGAAGACGGACGTGGGCGAGAAGACCGCCGAGGCGGTGGCTCTGGCGCCCTGCGTCGAGACAGTCCTCGAAGTCGACCTGCTGCGCTACCTGACGCCGCCCAAATCATGGATTGTCGCGCTTGTCCGCCCCCGGAGCAAGGTCCGCAACCAGGCGCGCTACCTGCGTCTGGGTACCGAGATGGCGCGCCAGCCGAAGACGCTGGCGTTCGAGGATCCGCAGGAAGACCGGATTGCCTGCTATTTCCACACCGGCGGTACCACGGGCATGCCGAAGGTCGCCCAGCACCGCTATTCCGGGCTGCTCTACAATGGCTGGGTCGGCACCCGTCTGCTCTTTTCCGAGAACGACACGATCATGTGTCCGCTCCCGCTTTTCCACGTGTTCGCCTGTCACGTCATCCTGATCGCCGCCGTCGTCTCGGGCGCGCATGTGGTGTTTCCGACCCCGCAGGGCTATCGAGGCGCAGGTGTTTTCGACAACTTCTGGAAACTTGTCGAACGCTGGAAGATCACCTTCATCATCACCGTGCCCACCGCCATCTCCGCCATGATGCAACGGCCCATCGACGCCGACGTATCAAGCGTGAAGGTGGCGTTTTCCGGGTCTGCCCCGCTGCCTCTGGAGCTCTTCCGGCGCTTCGAAAAGGCGACGGGGGTGACGCTGGTCGAAGGCTACGGTCTGACCGAGGCGACCTGCCTCGTGTCCTGCAATCCGGTCGACGGCGAGAAGAGGATCGGCAGCATCGGCATTCCCTTCCCCTATTCGCAGGTGAAGATCTACAAGACGACGCCGCATGGCACGATCGAGGCGGAGACCGACGAGGTGGGCGAGATCTGCGTTTCCAATCCCGGCGTATATGTGGGCAACACCTACAAGGAAGCCGACAAGAACCGCGACCTCTATCACGGCGAGTACCTGCGCACGGGCGATCTGGGCCGCGTGGATCGGGACGGATATCTCTGGATCACCGGCAGGGCCAAGGATCTGATCATCCGCGGCGGCCACAACATCGACCCGGCCGAGATCGAGGAAGCCCTGCTTCATCACGAGGCGGTGGCCTTCGCCGGCGCGATCGGGCAACCTGACGCCCATGCCGGGGAAGTGCCCTGCGTGTTCGTGGAACTGGTGAAAGGGGCCGCCGTCAGCGAAGAGACCTTGCTGGCGTTCTGCGCCGATCATGTCCACGAACGCGCGGCGCGGCCACGGCATCTCACGATCCTGGATGAATTGCCCAAGACCGCCGTCGGCAAGGTGTTCAAGCCCGCGCTGCGCAAACATGCCATTGCCCGGGTCTTCGACGACGTGCTCGAGAAAGGCGGGTGCGCGGCGCGTGTCGCCGAGGTGGTCGACGACCCGAAACGCGGGCTCGTGGCGCGGGTACGGCCAAACGGCAGCGATGCCGCAGCCGTGAAAAAGTTGCTGGACGGTTTCGCGCAGCGTTGGGAGATGACCGAAACCGATGAGGAGGTGACCTGA
- a CDS encoding alpha/beta hydrolase, whose product MPDYDALLDDEILAFLARSDRIAPKTPGLSVAERRANFDRLWRNFRELSPESVTSVSETWAGVPCRSYTSGPDAFTVVFFHGGGWVIGGLDSHDDLCSELCARTGARVVAVDYPLAPETVFPGCFEASFAAFSEIADAADGAVLVAGDSAGGNLAAAIAHADRKENAGRIAGQLLIYPVLGLATARETPVENAEAPGLTQADMRFFWEARCGGPAFGGDARLAPLEDSDFSGLPPTVILTAEFDPLAEEGREYAAALTNAGVKVALVEEAGLVHGHLRARRMSSRAKASFERMVASLIALGHGDWPVPGL is encoded by the coding sequence ATGCCCGACTACGACGCCTTGCTGGATGACGAGATTCTGGCCTTTCTCGCGCGGAGCGACCGGATCGCGCCGAAGACCCCCGGTCTCAGCGTCGCCGAACGCAGGGCGAACTTCGACAGGCTCTGGCGCAACTTCCGCGAGCTCTCGCCCGAGAGCGTGACCAGCGTGTCCGAGACCTGGGCCGGCGTGCCGTGCCGCAGCTACACCAGCGGCCCGGACGCCTTCACGGTGGTTTTCTTTCACGGCGGCGGCTGGGTGATCGGCGGGCTCGACAGTCACGACGACCTCTGTTCGGAACTCTGCGCGCGGACCGGGGCGCGGGTCGTCGCGGTCGACTATCCGCTGGCGCCCGAGACCGTCTTTCCGGGCTGCTTCGAGGCGTCCTTCGCGGCATTCAGCGAGATCGCGGACGCGGCGGACGGCGCGGTGCTGGTAGCAGGCGACAGCGCCGGCGGAAACCTCGCTGCGGCCATCGCCCATGCGGACCGGAAGGAGAATGCGGGCCGTATCGCGGGTCAGCTGCTGATCTATCCGGTTCTCGGCCTTGCGACGGCCCGCGAAACGCCGGTGGAGAATGCCGAGGCGCCCGGGCTTACCCAGGCTGACATGCGCTTCTTCTGGGAGGCGCGCTGCGGCGGGCCGGCATTCGGCGGTGACGCCCGCCTTGCGCCGCTCGAGGACAGCGATTTTTCGGGATTGCCGCCGACGGTGATCCTGACGGCCGAATTCGATCCCCTCGCGGAAGAGGGCAGGGAATACGCGGCGGCGCTGACGAATGCGGGCGTCAAGGTGGCTCTGGTCGAGGAAGCCGGGCTGGTGCACGGGCATCTGCGCGCGCGGCGGATGTCATCGCGGGCAAAGGCCAGTTTCGAGCGCATGGTCGCGTCCCTGATTGCATTGGGGCATGGAGACTGGCCCGTCCCGGGACTCTGA